In Sphingobacteriaceae bacterium, one genomic interval encodes:
- a CDS encoding response regulator transcription factor, protein MIPNKNNIVFIDNSIQNIYKTLDVLKQTFANIFYFNSEEEGMKYLQENNADIILLNLDLQPLDAITFANEILKLKSSHKPFTIIYSDKQDDFIQELAFNSEIDSFISFHKKPAVLLPFLKNLISRLKVESKKTQHNIQVDEEKFIILVKNKSFTLPKKEFKLFELLHQHPDKIFSKKELAQLIWNDESVADKRIIDVHIYNIRKTLGRNIIRSQKGKGYKMNLKFIS, encoded by the coding sequence ATGATCCCGAATAAAAATAATATCGTTTTTATTGATAATTCCATTCAAAACATTTATAAAACATTGGATGTTTTAAAACAGACCTTTGCCAATATTTTTTATTTCAATTCGGAAGAAGAAGGGATGAAGTACCTGCAAGAAAATAATGCCGATATAATTTTATTAAATTTAGATCTTCAGCCCTTAGATGCAATAACTTTTGCAAACGAAATTCTAAAATTAAAAAGTAGTCATAAACCCTTTACTATTATTTACTCCGACAAACAGGATGATTTTATTCAGGAACTGGCCTTTAATTCGGAAATAGATTCCTTTATCAGTTTTCATAAAAAACCGGCTGTACTTTTACCCTTTTTAAAAAACTTAATTTCACGCCTTAAAGTAGAATCTAAAAAAACACAACACAATATTCAGGTTGATGAAGAAAAATTTATAATCCTGGTTAAAAATAAATCATTCACCTTACCTAAAAAAGAATTCAAACTTTTTGAATTACTGCATCAACATCCCGATAAAATTTTCAGCAAAAAAGAATTGGCTCAACTTATTTGGAACGATGAATCCGTGGCCGATAAAAGAATCATTGATGTTCATATTTACAACATCAGAAAAACCTTAGGACGTAATATCATTCGCTCACAAAAAGGAAAAGGCTATAAAATGAACTTAAAATTCATTTCATAA
- a CDS encoding membrane assembly protein AsmA, with translation MNKPKKSLFKRILKWSGITFLLLLILIIIAPFIFKDKIIALVKDEANNALNAKVDFGEFDLSLISTFPDFRFEINKVSVVGVDDFANDTLASINQLRLDLNLKSVISGGPYSINSIVINKARILGKVLSNGKANWDIAKADSSAAAPEETSSEETKFSLKLKEFKIENAHIVYDDQQGGMYSKLEDLNYSLNGDFTQDNFVLSNLLEIAKTTFAMGGVNYLTEVKTRVKADLDMDMPKMKFAFKENEFSLNELTLGLDGYVEMPDTNITMDLKFKANKADFKSILSLIPAVFTKDFAGLQASGKMALDGNAKGVYNASSLPAFGVNLLVENGMFKYPALPKSVNNVNIDIKVLNPNGQLDATTIDVSKFHVEMAGNPIDLAAHVKTPISDPGLRADIQGKIDLASVKEFIPLEKGDNLNGIIKSDISIAGNLSAIEKQDYEKFKASGGLEISNMDYSSTTLPYAVQLKNMILNFSTQYVELAAFDAKLGKSDIMANGKIENFMQFIFKDDLITGHFNVNSNLMDLNEMMGSSETTTTAASTETAVATATTEAEVMHVPGNIDFVMNTNVKKVLYTNLVLENMVGNIEVKNKKVDMTNLRMNVMDGALTINGFYETSNPTKPTTGLTLKIENFDIQKTYNSFDVLKTMAPSAQYAKGKFTATLENFNTSLNSKMEPDLNAVKANGTLKTDKVVVGGFPPFMKLSEVLKMEQLKSMNVDNLNLNYLIEGGRLIMKPFDTKINNIPTNISGSTGFDQTIDYKWKMQIPKSMMGGAAAGVMDDLLKKANAQAGTNLAVGDKINVTANFGGTVTKPTVSTGLKDDAKSTVATVTTQVVNNAIDKAAEEAKKILEDAKAECEKQKAEAAANAEKTKQDGYAAADALVEQASNPIAKVAAKKAAEKAKQEADKKVQKIIDDAEAKCKKQLEEAQIKADAKAAEKKK, from the coding sequence ATGAACAAGCCCAAAAAATCACTTTTTAAGAGAATATTAAAATGGTCGGGAATTACATTTCTGCTTCTTTTAATTTTAATCATTATTGCTCCTTTTATTTTTAAGGATAAAATTATTGCCTTGGTGAAAGATGAAGCAAACAATGCTTTGAACGCAAAAGTTGATTTTGGCGAATTTGATTTGAGTTTAATTTCAACTTTCCCTGATTTCAGATTTGAAATAAACAAGGTAAGTGTCGTAGGCGTTGATGATTTTGCCAATGATACTTTAGCATCCATTAATCAATTACGCCTGGATTTAAATTTAAAAAGCGTAATCAGTGGCGGACCTTACAGTATAAATTCCATTGTAATTAATAAAGCACGAATTTTAGGAAAAGTATTGAGCAATGGTAAAGCAAACTGGGATATTGCAAAAGCCGACTCAAGTGCAGCAGCGCCGGAAGAAACAAGTAGCGAGGAAACTAAATTTTCATTGAAACTTAAAGAATTTAAAATTGAAAATGCACATATAGTTTATGATGATCAGCAAGGAGGCATGTACAGCAAATTGGAAGATTTAAACTACAGCTTAAATGGAGATTTCACGCAAGATAATTTTGTGTTAAGCAATTTATTGGAAATAGCTAAAACTACTTTTGCTATGGGCGGTGTAAATTATTTAACCGAAGTTAAAACGCGGGTGAAAGCCGATTTAGATATGGATATGCCTAAAATGAAATTCGCATTTAAAGAAAATGAATTTAGTTTGAATGAATTAACATTAGGCTTAGATGGATATGTTGAAATGCCCGACACTAACATTACTATGGATCTTAAATTTAAAGCCAACAAGGCCGACTTTAAATCTATACTCTCTTTAATACCTGCCGTATTCACCAAAGATTTTGCAGGCTTACAAGCTTCCGGAAAAATGGCTTTAGATGGAAATGCAAAAGGTGTTTACAACGCTTCCTCTTTACCGGCCTTTGGTGTAAACTTGTTGGTTGAAAACGGAATGTTTAAATATCCGGCATTACCTAAGTCGGTGAATAATGTAAATATTGATATAAAAGTTTTAAATCCTAACGGTCAGCTGGATGCCACCACAATTGATGTAAGTAAATTTCATGTAGAAATGGCCGGCAATCCAATTGATTTAGCCGCCCATGTTAAAACCCCAATTTCTGATCCGGGTTTAAGAGCCGACATTCAAGGTAAAATTGATTTAGCTTCGGTTAAAGAATTTATTCCGTTGGAAAAAGGAGATAATTTAAACGGTATCATTAAATCTGACATCAGCATTGCCGGTAATTTAAGTGCTATTGAAAAACAGGACTATGAAAAATTTAAAGCCAGCGGAGGTTTAGAAATTTCAAATATGGATTACAGTAGCACTACTTTACCATATGCCGTGCAGTTGAAAAACATGATTTTAAATTTCAGCACACAATATGTTGAACTGGCAGCCTTTGATGCCAAATTAGGAAAAAGTGATATTATGGCTAATGGTAAAATCGAAAACTTTATGCAATTTATTTTTAAAGATGATTTAATTACCGGTCACTTCAATGTGAATAGTAATTTAATGGACTTAAATGAAATGATGGGTTCATCAGAAACAACAACTACGGCGGCAAGTACCGAAACTGCAGTAGCAACTGCAACTACCGAAGCCGAAGTGATGCATGTGCCGGGAAATATTGATTTTGTGATGAATACCAACGTGAAAAAAGTGTTATACACTAATTTGGTTTTAGAAAATATGGTTGGAAATATTGAGGTGAAGAATAAAAAAGTGGACATGACGAATTTAAGAATGAACGTGATGGATGGCGCATTAACCATCAATGGCTTCTATGAAACTTCAAATCCAACTAAACCAACCACCGGCTTAACTTTAAAGATTGAAAATTTTGACATCCAAAAAACTTACAATTCATTTGATGTTTTAAAAACCATGGCACCTTCAGCTCAATATGCAAAAGGAAAGTTTACGGCAACACTTGAAAACTTTAACACTTCTTTAAACAGTAAAATGGAGCCTGACTTAAATGCCGTAAAAGCAAACGGAACTTTAAAAACCGATAAAGTAGTTGTGGGCGGCTTTCCTCCATTCATGAAATTAAGTGAAGTTTTAAAAATGGAACAACTTAAAAGCATGAATGTAGATAATTTGAATTTAAATTATTTAATAGAGGGTGGACGATTAATAATGAAACCTTTTGATACTAAAATTAATAATATCCCAACTAACATTAGCGGTAGCACCGGTTTTGATCAAACCATTGATTATAAATGGAAAATGCAAATACCAAAAAGTATGATGGGAGGAGCGGCTGCCGGAGTTATGGATGATTTATTGAAAAAAGCCAATGCCCAAGCCGGAACTAATTTAGCCGTGGGTGATAAAATAAATGTTACTGCTAATTTTGGAGGTACTGTAACTAAACCAACCGTTTCTACCGGATTAAAAGATGATGCAAAGAGCACGGTGGCAACAGTTACTACACAAGTAGTCAATAATGCTATAGATAAAGCGGCGGAAGAAGCGAAGAAAATATTGGAAGATGCCAAAGCCGAATGTGAAAAACAAAAGGCCGAAGCTGCAGCCAATGCCGAAAAAACCAAACAAGATGGATATGCAGCAGCCGATGCATTAGTTGAACAAGCTTCTAATCCAATTGCCAAAGTAGCCGCTAAAAAAGCAGCCGAAAAAGCAAAACAGGAAGCCGATAAAAAAGTACAGAAGATTATAGATGATGCAGAAGCAAAGTGTAAAAAACAATTAGAAGAAGCACAGATTAAAGCCGACGCTAAAGCTGCTGAAAAGAAAAAGTAA
- a CDS encoding RNA polymerase sigma factor RpoD/SigA, whose translation MRQLKITKQITNRETASLDMYLQDIGRVELITAEEEVVLAQRIKQGDQKALDKLVKANLRFVVSVSKQYQNQGMSLPDLINEGNLGLIKAAQRFDETRGFKFISYAVWWIRQSILQSLAEQSRIVRLPLNKIGAINKINKALSKMEQDLEREPSYDEVSEALDMLPKDIQDTMRNNHRHMSMDAPLNLNEDGGSLYDLMENDEAVSPEKFLMNESLQQEISRSLATLTEREADVVKLFFGLNGSHAHSLEEIGEKFELTRERVRQIKEKAVRRLKHGSRSRLLKAYLG comes from the coding sequence ATGCGTCAACTAAAAATAACCAAACAGATTACCAATCGCGAAACCGCTTCGCTTGATATGTACTTGCAAGATATTGGCCGCGTGGAACTCATAACGGCTGAAGAAGAGGTGGTTTTGGCCCAGCGTATTAAACAAGGCGATCAAAAAGCTTTGGATAAATTGGTAAAGGCCAATTTACGTTTTGTGGTTTCGGTATCTAAGCAATATCAAAATCAGGGCATGAGTTTGCCCGACTTAATTAACGAGGGAAATTTAGGATTAATAAAAGCAGCGCAACGCTTTGATGAAACCCGTGGTTTTAAATTTATTTCTTATGCTGTATGGTGGATTCGTCAGAGTATTTTACAATCCTTAGCAGAGCAAAGCCGTATTGTACGTTTGCCTTTAAATAAAATTGGAGCCATTAATAAAATAAATAAAGCACTCTCTAAAATGGAGCAGGATTTGGAAAGAGAACCCAGCTATGATGAGGTGAGTGAAGCTTTAGATATGTTACCGAAGGATATTCAGGATACCATGCGTAATAATCACCGTCACATGAGTATGGATGCGCCTTTAAATCTTAATGAAGATGGTGGCAGTTTATATGATTTAATGGAGAATGATGAAGCTGTAAGTCCTGAAAAATTTTTAATGAATGAAAGTTTACAACAGGAAATTTCGCGCTCATTGGCCACACTAACAGAAAGAGAAGCGGATGTGGTGAAATTATTTTTTGGGTTAAACGGCTCACATGCCCATTCCTTAGAAGAAATTGGAGAAAAATTTGAATTAACGCGCGAGCGTGTTCGACAAATTAAAGAAAAAGCGGTACGCCGTTTAAAACACGGTTCACGCAGCAGGCTATTAAAGGCTTATCTTGGATAA
- the creD gene encoding cell envelope integrity protein CreD, whose amino-acid sequence MALKGGVIFLLILLLAIPTILINEMVHERQRRLEEAVREVSSKWADRQTISGPIISIPFLEYYRDSLGVHSYKRYAHVLPNNLKINGSLAPEMRYRGIFQVAVYNSKIEFKGDFDHFDIKDLNVPEQNILWQDAFVSIGISDLRGIEEAVDFKWNDEQYSFNSGLESKDVLYSGINTRIKINRDTLQQKNTFSFSLNLKGSEYVYFSPIGKTTEVNISSPWTSPSFDGAFLPDKREVDEKGFNAYWRVLHLNRNFPQQWLGNQHNIEGSAFGINLKIPTDNYTKTDRSMKYSLLFITLTFLIFYFLELMNNKYFHAIQYLLVGFALCIFYVLLLSISEHIPYNYAYVIASIMTIGLISWYTSGVLKDKKLAMMIGGNLTLLYGFIFTLIQLEDYALLMGSLGLFVILSIVMYYSRKIDWATLMKK is encoded by the coding sequence ATGGCCTTAAAAGGCGGCGTTATCTTTTTATTAATCCTTCTTCTTGCAATTCCTACTATTTTAATTAATGAAATGGTGCACGAAAGACAAAGAAGATTGGAAGAAGCTGTACGCGAAGTGAGCAGTAAATGGGCTGACCGGCAAACCATAAGCGGACCTATTATCAGTATTCCTTTTCTGGAATATTACCGCGATTCATTAGGAGTACATTCTTATAAACGATATGCACATGTTTTACCCAATAATTTAAAAATAAACGGAAGCCTTGCGCCAGAAATGCGATATCGTGGGATTTTTCAAGTTGCCGTTTATAATTCTAAAATAGAATTTAAAGGCGATTTTGATCACTTTGATATCAAAGATTTAAATGTTCCTGAACAAAATATTTTATGGCAAGATGCTTTTGTATCTATTGGCATCAGTGATTTAAGGGGAATTGAAGAGGCTGTTGATTTTAAATGGAATGATGAACAATACTCTTTTAATTCAGGATTAGAATCCAAAGATGTTTTATATAGCGGAATTAATACACGAATAAAAATAAACAGAGACACTTTACAACAAAAAAATACTTTTTCTTTCAGTTTAAATTTAAAAGGGTCTGAATATGTTTATTTTTCTCCAATCGGTAAAACTACCGAAGTAAATATTTCTTCCCCATGGACAAGTCCGAGTTTCGACGGTGCATTTCTTCCCGATAAAAGAGAAGTTGATGAAAAAGGATTTAATGCTTACTGGAGAGTTTTACACCTCAATAGAAATTTTCCACAACAATGGTTAGGTAACCAACATAATATAGAAGGCTCTGCTTTTGGAATTAATTTAAAAATTCCAACCGATAACTACACAAAAACGGACAGAAGCATGAAGTATTCACTCTTATTTATTACGCTTACTTTCTTAATTTTCTATTTTCTAGAGTTAATGAACAACAAATATTTTCATGCTATTCAATATTTATTGGTAGGTTTTGCATTGTGTATTTTTTATGTTTTACTACTTTCCATTTCTGAACACATCCCTTATAACTATGCTTATGTTATTGCAAGTATTATGACTATTGGTTTAATTTCCTGGTATACTTCCGGGGTTTTAAAGGATAAAAAATTAGCGATGATGATTGGTGGTAATTTAACTTTACTGTACGGATTTATTTTTACTTTAATACAGTTAGAAGACTATGCCTTGTTAATGGGCAGCTTAGGCTTATTTGTTATCTTAAGTATTGTCATGTATTACTCCCGCAAAATAGATTGGGCTACCTTAATGAAAAAATAA
- a CDS encoding SDR family oxidoreductase produces the protein MAYNLLKGKRGIITGALDENSIAWKVALKAHEEGASIVLSNAPIAMRMGAINKLAEQTNSKIIPADATVVADVEKLYTEGMQTLGGKFDFVLHSIGMSVNIRKNIPYTELNYEYYQKGIDVSALSFHKMLAAAYKLDALNEHASVVALSYIAAQRAYPFYTDMADIKAMLESIARTFGYHYGKSKKVRVNTVSQSPTRTTAGSGIKGFDDFYNFADAQSPLGNASADDCANYCITLFSDLTRMVTMQNLLHDGGYSTTGVSQDQLNMLGAK, from the coding sequence ATGGCTTATAATTTATTAAAAGGAAAAAGAGGAATAATTACCGGCGCTTTAGATGAAAATTCTATTGCCTGGAAAGTAGCACTAAAAGCACATGAAGAGGGAGCAAGCATAGTATTAAGCAACGCACCTATTGCCATGCGTATGGGAGCCATCAATAAATTGGCTGAACAAACCAATTCAAAAATTATACCGGCCGATGCAACGGTTGTTGCCGATGTAGAAAAATTATATACCGAAGGTATGCAGACTTTAGGCGGAAAATTTGATTTTGTGCTTCATTCTATAGGAATGAGTGTGAATATTCGCAAGAATATTCCTTATACCGAATTAAATTATGAGTATTATCAAAAAGGAATTGATGTTTCTGCTTTATCCTTTCACAAAATGTTAGCAGCTGCTTATAAGCTGGATGCTTTGAATGAGCATGCATCCGTAGTGGCGCTAAGTTATATTGCCGCACAAAGAGCCTATCCCTTTTACACAGATATGGCAGATATAAAGGCCATGTTAGAAAGTATTGCGCGTACTTTTGGTTATCACTATGGTAAATCTAAAAAAGTAAGAGTAAATACCGTTTCTCAATCACCAACTCGTACCACTGCAGGTAGTGGAATTAAAGGTTTTGATGATTTTTATAATTTCGCAGATGCGCAATCGCCTTTAGGAAATGCTAGCGCGGATGATTGTGCAAATTATTGCATTACCTTATTTAGCGATTTAACCCGCATGGTAACTATGCAGAATTTGTTACATGATGGAGGTTATTCTACTACCGGCGTAAGTCAGGATCAACTGAATATGTTAGGTGCTAAATAA
- the recN gene encoding DNA repair protein RecN, with translation MNFVKIGLKPLVFNSEIAAMLRKLYIRNFALINEMDVHFPGHLSVITGETGAGKSIFIEALSLVLGKRADTASLSNKNKKCIIEAEFDAGDLDLKAFFEREKLDEEKILILRREINPEGKSRSFLNDTPVNLNALKFLSEKLIDVHSQHQNLLLNQNNFQLELLDVFAGTSAEYKAYQNKFTQLQKIKSDLLVLNEQESQAKKELDYYQFLFNELEEAGLSAGQLKKLEEESATLENAEFIKGSLLKVAAALNDGDKNLLNDLQQVKQTLQALLKISAKYNGYYERINSAYIDLKELSAELEDEGNEIALNEEKLNGINATIDQINRLLKKHNVKTEEELLHTKLEIESKLSLFSSVGVQIEKLNHELITLEKECDVQAKKLSKHRNKAIAPLEKEIIKILHELAMPNAVFKIELGEQSILSTTGYDKVRFLFSANKGGSPAELNKVASGGELSRLMLSLKSLMADKKELPTIIFDEIDSGVSGDVADKIGNILSTMGKNRQVITITHLPQIASKGNHHLFVFKKDSDKATESFMKELNKTERINEIAKMLSTGNPTPSALKNAKELLNV, from the coding sequence TTGAATTTTGTTAAAATTGGCTTAAAACCATTGGTTTTTAATTCCGAAATTGCTGCCATGTTGCGCAAGCTATATATCCGAAATTTTGCTTTAATTAACGAAATGGATGTTCATTTTCCGGGGCACTTAAGTGTGATAACCGGCGAAACCGGAGCAGGGAAATCTATTTTTATTGAAGCCTTATCGTTGGTGTTGGGTAAACGCGCCGATACCGCCAGCTTAAGCAACAAAAATAAAAAATGCATTATTGAAGCGGAATTTGATGCCGGAGACTTAGATTTAAAAGCATTTTTTGAAAGAGAAAAACTGGATGAAGAAAAAATTTTAATTCTCCGAAGAGAAATAAATCCGGAAGGAAAATCGCGAAGTTTTTTAAATGATACACCGGTAAATTTAAATGCCTTAAAATTTTTATCCGAAAAATTAATTGATGTGCACTCACAACATCAGAATTTATTACTGAATCAAAATAATTTTCAATTGGAATTATTGGATGTCTTTGCCGGGACATCGGCCGAATATAAAGCCTACCAAAACAAATTTACACAATTACAAAAAATAAAAAGTGATTTATTGGTATTAAACGAGCAAGAGAGTCAAGCAAAAAAAGAATTAGATTATTATCAGTTTTTATTTAATGAGTTAGAAGAAGCCGGATTAAGTGCCGGACAATTAAAAAAACTGGAAGAAGAAAGTGCAACATTAGAAAATGCCGAATTCATAAAAGGCAGTTTATTGAAAGTAGCCGCTGCGCTGAACGATGGAGATAAAAATTTGTTGAATGATTTGCAACAGGTAAAACAAACATTGCAGGCCTTATTAAAAATCTCCGCTAAATACAATGGGTATTATGAAAGAATAAATTCTGCTTATATAGATTTAAAAGAATTAAGTGCCGAGCTGGAAGATGAAGGAAATGAAATTGCCTTAAACGAAGAAAAATTAAATGGGATAAATGCAACAATAGATCAGATAAATCGTTTACTCAAAAAGCATAACGTTAAAACAGAAGAAGAATTGTTGCATACAAAACTGGAAATTGAAAGTAAATTGAGTTTATTTAGTTCAGTTGGAGTGCAAATAGAAAAATTAAACCACGAATTAATTACTTTGGAAAAAGAATGCGACGTCCAGGCTAAAAAACTGAGTAAACATAGAAATAAAGCCATTGCTCCTTTAGAAAAAGAAATTATAAAAATCTTGCATGAATTAGCCATGCCTAATGCGGTTTTTAAAATCGAACTGGGTGAGCAAAGCATTTTAAGTACCACCGGATATGATAAGGTGCGCTTTTTATTTTCAGCCAATAAAGGAGGCAGCCCGGCAGAATTAAATAAAGTGGCCAGTGGAGGTGAGTTATCGCGCTTAATGCTCAGTTTAAAATCTTTAATGGCTGATAAAAAAGAATTGCCAACCATTATTTTTGATGAAATTGATAGCGGCGTAAGTGGCGATGTTGCAGATAAAATTGGGAATATATTAAGCACGATGGGAAAAAACAGGCAGGTTATTACAATTACGCATTTACCTCAAATTGCCAGTAAGGGAAATCATCATTTGTTTGTTTTCAAAAAAGATTCTGACAAAGCCACTGAATCGTTTATGAAAGAATTAAATAAAACAGAACGAATAAATGAAATTGCCAAAATGCTCAGTACCGGCAACCCTACTCCATCTGCATTAAAAAATGCAAAAGAGCTACTTAATGTATAA